A window from Plectropomus leopardus isolate mb unplaced genomic scaffold, YSFRI_Pleo_2.0 unplaced_scaffold24125, whole genome shotgun sequence encodes these proteins:
- the LOC121966353 gene encoding homeobox protein HMX1-like: PRDNTSSDDHCCSISTSDRCSPAVSEPITEDSDETDRKTGDSNLTDDNEDAHNGFDARSEQDASSDPSSTRKKKTRTVFSRSQVFQLESTFDVKRYLSSSERAGLAASLHLTETQVKIWFQNRRNKWKRQLAADLEAAHIPHSSQRIVRVPILYHEGPTPTAAVGFSLNGHPLSPPVAGFSSSINYPLSSFAHSMSMLRSQMTGLV, translated from the coding sequence GTCCAAGAGATAACACAAGTTCAGACGACCACTGCTGCTCCATATCGACCAGTGACAGGTGCTCCCCCGCGGTATCTGAGCCGATAACGGAGGACAGCGACGAAACCGACAGGAAAACAGGCGACAGCAACCTGACAGACGACAACGAGGACGCGCACAACGGCTTTGACGCGCGGTCGGAGCAAGACGCGTCCTCGGACCCGAGCTCCACCCGGAAGAAGAAGACCCGGACCGTGTTCAGCCGCAGTCAGGTGTTTCAGCTGGAGTCCACCTTCGACGTGAAACGGTACCTGAGCAGCTCGGAGAGAGCGGGGCTCGCAGCGTCCCTCCACCTGACTGAGACGCAGGTCAAAATCTGGTTCCAGAACCGGAGGAATAAATGGAAGAGACAGCTGGCGGCGGACCTCGAGGCTGCACATATCCCACACTCCTCCCAGCGGATTGTCAGGGTGCCCATTCTGTATCACGAGGGACCCACACCCACTGCAGCTGTGGGTTTCAGCCTGAACGGACATCCACTCTCTCCACCCGTGGCAGGCTTTTCGAGCTCCATCAACTACCCTCTGTCCTCGTTTGCTCACTCCATGAGCATGTTAAGATCGCAGATGACCGGTTTGGTGTAA